The following proteins are co-located in the Polymorphospora rubra genome:
- a CDS encoding FAD-binding oxidoreductase gives MAPASGPDLVRRLGEICGSRFARAAGPADLVAGVPARWVAAPGSVDDVSAVLRVAAQEDLSVVARGAGSKIDWGAPAAPVDIVLDTGRLAGIRPGAPDELVVEIGAGTPLRAVQAALDRVGQRLPLDPPSPGATVGGVVAADEAGPLRQLHGTPADQLVGLSYVDASGAVTRSAGWSAAWTPGPDPARLLCGSLGALGVVVSATLRVQPTPASRVWVSRSVWTPLEMHDVVRDVRESGLAPAAIEVDLRPTPQALGAGARTTRPSAGPGTLSMLLEGGPAEVAERVAELTAVAGGNAQAYGGPPDWWRRYPFGAGDVALQLDVPVGDLHAAIYALRDAAGSAVPVRGSVGVGVVHAALPGRLPPERVAAILAAVRGVLLGRGGTCVVVAAPTPIREAVDLWGDLATLPLLRRIKHRFDPHARLAPGRFPGNR, from the coding sequence ATGGCACCGGCGAGTGGTCCCGATCTGGTGCGGCGATTGGGGGAAATCTGTGGGTCCCGGTTCGCCCGGGCCGCCGGGCCGGCCGATCTCGTGGCCGGCGTTCCGGCCCGATGGGTGGCCGCGCCCGGATCGGTCGACGACGTGAGCGCCGTGTTGCGGGTCGCTGCTCAGGAGGATCTCTCCGTGGTCGCCCGCGGCGCCGGTTCGAAGATCGACTGGGGGGCGCCGGCCGCCCCGGTCGACATCGTGCTCGACACCGGCCGGCTCGCCGGCATCCGGCCCGGCGCTCCGGACGAACTCGTCGTCGAGATCGGCGCCGGCACGCCGCTGCGCGCGGTGCAGGCGGCGCTCGACCGGGTCGGCCAGCGCCTGCCCCTGGATCCGCCGTCACCCGGCGCGACCGTCGGTGGGGTGGTCGCCGCTGACGAGGCCGGCCCCCTGCGCCAGCTCCACGGCACCCCGGCCGACCAGCTCGTCGGGCTCAGCTACGTCGACGCGTCCGGCGCCGTCACCCGCTCGGCAGGCTGGTCGGCGGCGTGGACGCCGGGACCCGACCCGGCCCGGCTGCTCTGCGGTTCGCTCGGCGCGCTCGGCGTCGTGGTGTCGGCCACCCTGCGGGTCCAGCCGACCCCGGCCAGCCGGGTCTGGGTGTCCCGGTCGGTCTGGACACCGCTGGAGATGCACGACGTGGTGCGTGACGTACGGGAAAGCGGGCTGGCTCCCGCCGCGATCGAGGTCGACCTGCGCCCGACCCCGCAGGCACTGGGCGCCGGTGCCCGGACGACCCGCCCGTCGGCCGGGCCCGGCACCCTGTCGATGCTGCTCGAAGGGGGTCCCGCCGAGGTCGCCGAGCGGGTCGCCGAGCTGACCGCGGTCGCCGGCGGGAACGCGCAGGCGTACGGCGGGCCGCCCGACTGGTGGCGGCGCTACCCGTTCGGAGCCGGTGACGTGGCGCTCCAGCTCGACGTGCCGGTCGGGGACCTGCACGCCGCGATCTACGCGCTGCGCGACGCCGCCGGCTCGGCCGTGCCCGTACGCGGTTCGGTCGGCGTCGGAGTCGTGCACGCGGCGCTGCCCGGCCGGCTGCCGCCGGAGCGGGTGGCCGCGATCCTGGCCGCGGTGCGCGGGGTGCTGCTCGGCCGGGGCGGCACCTGTGTGGTGGTCGCCGCGCCGACGCCGA
- a CDS encoding S9 family peptidase — MTTETPATAAPVAKRVPAERTHHDDTVIDEYAWLARKDDPETIAYLKAENDFTEASTAHLADLRETLFAEIRQRTQETDLSVPTRKGGYWYYTRTVEGQQYGIQCRRAIRDGETEPPMPADGAPLDGEEILVDGNALAEGQNFFALGTFDISPDGNLLAYSTDFAGDERFTLRIKDLRTGEVLPDEVPDTFYGSAWSADGSTLFYLTVDEAWRPHRVWRHTVGSPAADDVVVYEEADERFWVGIELTRSEKFVVIDVHSKITSEVRVIPASNPTGEPAVIAPRRQGVEYSVEHHGHRFLILHNDGAEDFALAYTSADAPGDWVPMIEHSPGTRLESVDAFANHLVVSLRKDGLTGLRVLPIGSTDTFDIDFPEPLYSVGLSANPEYDTNSIRLSYTSLVTPDSIYDYDLVTRRLTLRRRKPVLPGPDGRPFDPADYEQHRDWALADDGTRIPISLVCRAGTPRDGSAPCVIYGYGSYEASMDPWFSVARLSLLDRGAIFAVAHIRGGGEMGRRWYEDGKMLAKKNTFTDFVAAARHLVKSSWTSTDRLVARGGSAGGLLMGAVANLAPDAFAGIVAQVPFVDALNTILDPSLPLTVTEWEEWGNPLHDPEVYAYMKTYTPYENVAAVDYPAILAVTSLNDTRVLYHEPAKWVARLRAVAPGGSYLLKTEMGAGHGGPSGRYDAWKEEAFINAWILDHLPPSA, encoded by the coding sequence GTGACGACCGAGACGCCCGCCACCGCCGCCCCCGTCGCCAAACGGGTACCCGCCGAGCGCACCCACCACGACGACACCGTCATCGACGAATACGCCTGGCTCGCCCGCAAGGACGACCCGGAGACGATCGCCTACCTGAAGGCGGAGAACGACTTCACCGAGGCCAGCACCGCCCACCTGGCGGACCTGCGCGAGACGCTGTTCGCCGAGATCAGGCAGCGCACCCAGGAGACCGACCTGTCGGTGCCGACCCGCAAGGGCGGGTACTGGTACTACACCCGGACGGTCGAGGGCCAGCAGTACGGGATCCAGTGCCGCCGCGCGATCCGCGACGGCGAGACCGAGCCGCCCATGCCGGCCGACGGTGCGCCGTTGGACGGCGAGGAGATCCTGGTCGACGGCAACGCCCTCGCCGAAGGACAGAACTTCTTCGCGCTCGGCACCTTCGACATCAGCCCGGACGGCAACCTGCTGGCGTACTCGACGGACTTCGCGGGCGACGAGCGTTTCACCTTGCGGATCAAGGATCTGCGGACCGGTGAGGTGCTGCCCGACGAGGTGCCCGACACCTTCTACGGCAGCGCCTGGTCGGCCGACGGGTCGACGCTGTTCTACCTCACCGTCGACGAGGCCTGGCGCCCGCACCGGGTGTGGCGGCACACGGTCGGCAGCCCCGCCGCCGACGACGTCGTTGTCTACGAGGAGGCCGACGAGCGCTTCTGGGTCGGCATCGAACTGACCCGCTCGGAGAAGTTCGTCGTCATCGACGTACACAGCAAGATCACCAGCGAGGTCCGGGTGATCCCGGCGAGCAACCCGACCGGCGAGCCGGCGGTCATCGCCCCCCGCCGGCAGGGCGTCGAGTACTCCGTCGAGCACCACGGGCACCGGTTCCTGATCCTGCACAACGACGGTGCCGAGGACTTCGCGCTGGCGTACACCTCGGCCGACGCGCCCGGCGACTGGGTGCCGATGATCGAGCACTCCCCCGGCACCCGGCTGGAGTCGGTCGACGCCTTCGCCAACCACCTGGTCGTGTCGCTCCGCAAGGACGGTCTCACCGGGCTGCGCGTGCTGCCGATCGGCAGCACCGACACCTTCGACATCGACTTCCCCGAACCGCTCTACAGCGTCGGACTGTCCGCCAACCCCGAATACGACACCAACTCCATCCGGCTCTCCTACACCTCGCTGGTCACCCCGGATTCGATCTACGACTACGACCTGGTGACCCGCCGGCTGACCCTGCGCCGGCGCAAGCCGGTCCTGCCGGGTCCGGACGGGCGGCCGTTCGACCCGGCCGACTACGAGCAGCACCGTGACTGGGCGCTCGCCGACGACGGCACCCGGATCCCGATCTCACTGGTCTGCCGGGCCGGCACCCCGCGCGACGGATCCGCGCCGTGCGTCATCTACGGCTACGGCTCGTACGAGGCGAGCATGGACCCGTGGTTCTCGGTGGCCCGGCTGTCGCTGCTCGACCGTGGGGCGATCTTCGCCGTGGCGCACATCCGCGGCGGCGGCGAGATGGGCCGCCGCTGGTACGAAGACGGCAAGATGCTCGCCAAGAAGAACACCTTCACCGACTTCGTGGCGGCGGCCCGGCACCTGGTGAAGAGCAGCTGGACGTCAACCGACCGGCTGGTGGCCCGCGGCGGCTCGGCCGGCGGACTGCTGATGGGCGCGGTCGCCAACCTGGCACCGGACGCCTTCGCCGGCATCGTCGCGCAGGTGCCCTTCGTCGACGCCCTCAACACGATCCTCGACCCGTCGCTGCCGCTCACGGTCACCGAGTGGGAGGAGTGGGGCAACCCGCTGCACGACCCCGAGGTCTACGCCTACATGAAGACCTACACGCCGTACGAGAACGTGGCGGCGGTGGACTACCCGGCGATCCTGGCGGTCACCAGCCTCAACGACACGCGGGTGCTC